The genomic region AATACACCTTTGTGCCTTGATATTGTGTAACCTTATCAAAGCCCCCTTGTAAGCCAAAATTATGCCCATAATAGCCATTTTGCCCCTCAATCCCGCCTTTAATGACTTTCGCCCACATTCCTGAGCTATCATTCCCGCCACGCACCTCTCCTAGACGCTTTGCCATATTATTAGTTTCTGCATAAAGGTTAAAATATGGGCTTAGCACCGCGCCTTCAAGAGGCGTGAAAACCTCGCGCTCCAAAAGCCCATTATCAATGCTTTCAATCGTTACAGAATCTATATACCACTGCTTGCCATTGTGCATTGTAGCGGTTGCGCCAAGTGAAGGATCATTGTCAAAATAGCTATTTTCTAGCTGTGTAGTCCCATCGGTCTTAAGTTCCGTGCGGAAAACGCCTAAGCCCATATATTGCTCTGTGGCGCGGAAAGCATTGTCATCAATGGCATATGAATTTGTAGAATCCACAACGCTTGCTACATAGATTTTTTCACCTCCTGCGTATTGATAATCGCTCGCCGTGCTTGCATCTTGTATGAGTTGCAAATAAGTTGTCCCGTTAAGGGCGTTTGTTGTGAGGATTACTTTTATTTCATCTGTGGCGTTATTTGCGCTTTGTGTGAGATTTAATCCTAAGCGAAATACACCATTTTCTGAACTAAAAAGTGAATTATAAGTAGTAGTGCCACCTGCTGTATTTGCCATAGTTGAAGGTGCTATGGTAAGTGTTTTTTTGCTAAATCCCGCACCCAAAGAACGCGTGATAACTTCGTAATAATCATAGTTTGTGTTATCTTCAGGCATTACGCAATTGCTCGCATTCGTAGTCGCATCACGCGTGCAACCAAGCCAATTATACGAGCTCAAATCCACAATCGCAAGCGCATTCCCAAGCGTAGCCCCACGCGTAGAACCATTTGTGATAAGTGCGCCGTCGTTGCTAAGACGCAAAGAATCTATCTTGCTAGATTCTGGCACAAACCACTGCCCGCCAGAGCCTCGCGGATTCCCTCTGAAGCTTATTTGATTAGCAGAGATAGAATCTGTCCCTATCACACTATTTTCAAAAGTTCCTATAATGCTTGTAAGCCCATTTAGCCCATTGATTGTGCCGTGTAGATAGTCTGTGTTTGCGCTTATGATGTTGTTGTTTGTATCCACACGTGCAGATTCTGCAAAATCTAGCTTCACTGCAATAAGCCCATTGTTTGAAAGAGAAAAATCATAGGTTGAAGCGGAGTTTCCGCCATTTATCACCACAGATGAGCCACTCGCAAAAAGCGCATTTTTGGTGATATTCCCACTTAGCGTGCCTTGCATATACACGCCTTGAGCAAATTCGCTTAAGGTGCTGTTGGCAGAATTTACACCAAGATTAATACTTTCACTCGCGCTAATATTCCCACTATTGTCGGCTGCAAGCGTTTTACTGATATTTGCTAAAATGCTTGTGCCTCCATCAAAGTTAAAACTTCCACTTGAAGTAGGAGGAGGCGTCGTTGTAGAATCTGTCGCGTTGATGATTTTATTAATCATCTCTTGTCCTAGATTCCCAACGCTATAAAAACTATACACAGAATCACTCGTGCCACCACTAATAAGCAAGTTATCATCAAACGAGCCAGAACCTATAAAAGTAATGCGTTTCCTAGAATCACCGCCTATCGTGCCACTAAGGCTTGAAGGGCTGGAGGGCACGCCGGATTCTATCACAGAGACTCGATTCCCGCTTGTATCGATATAGATGCGCTCACTCAAATTTGAAGTACTATTAAACACTGCTTCGATATTAAAATTATCATCGCTTAGCGCGCCTGTTATGCTGACATCTTTAAAACCGATAGTCGCGCCCGCACCTGCACTTGTAGAAGTGCCATTGATTCCATATATTGCAGAATCTACATAAAAATTTATCCCATTGCTAATAAGATATTTTTGGATATTTGAGGCTGTATTAAAGGTGATTGTCTTATCAATTGACCCATCACCATTGCTATCAAAGATCGCGGTGTAGTTGGTTTGTGTCGGGACACTCTTGCTAAAATCAAGCGTTTGACCAATGTTACTAAAGGTATAAACACTATCTTTTGTGCCCTCTACTATGTAGCCATTGTGGAAGTTTGAGTAGTTCGCCCCGCGCTCATCTCCGCCAAAATTTAACACCACATCTTTTTTTGTTTCGCCATAGATATGATTGCCAAAAAAGCTCTGTGCTTGGAATCTATTCGCATAAGAAACATCTAAAGTCCCGCTAAACGCTACGCCGATATTACTCCTCACATAGGAATTCCCGGCAAGCGCGATTGTCGCTTGTCCATACTTGTTTGCAATCTCTGTGGTGTTATCTAGGTCAAATGCGCCAAAATCCACAAAAGTATAGGTGTAGTTGCTATTTGCACCTGATAAGTCGGCATTTTTATCAAGTGCGTTTGCGCCCACAAAAACAAAGTTAGAATTGTCTAATCCCGTGCCTAACGTGCCTTTAAAGCTAGTTGTCGCGCTTAAATCGCTCACGCTCCACTTTGTAAGCCCACCGCTAGCGTTGTTGAAGTTACTAAGAATCTCATTTACCGCATTTTGCCCACTTTGGGAAAGCGCGACGCTAAGGTTGCTCCCAAGCCCATTAAAAATATGCGTGTAGCGCGCCAAACCACCCCCCGTTATGCTTCCAGCACCTGCATTTGTAGAAATATCACTATTAATAACAAGCACTTGCCCGAGAAATTGCTTTATTGAATCAAAATTCAGCACGCCAGCAACACCTGAAGTGGTGATGTTATTAAATCCAACAACAGAATCTGCACTGCCACCACTAAGTGTGTTTGCGCCTGAAAAGCTATGCGCGCCTGCACCTAAAAAGATGAGATTTGCGCGGACATTTTGCCCTAAAGTCGCGCTTTGTGTAAGTGAGGAATTTTCAAGGTTGAGACTTTGAAAATAAGGAGCTAAGTTTGAGTTTAGAGAATCCCAAGTGTTTGCCCCGTTCTGCACGCTTTGCGCACTAGATTGCGCATTAAAAACAGCATTGAGTGTGTTGTAGTTTGTGGTGGTGTTTCCTCCGTTTTGTGTGTCTGAAATGTTAAGATTACTTATACTCGTGCCAAAAAGCGTAAAGTTGATTTTTGAATTTCCATTAGCTACGGCGGGGGCGTTTGTGGTGGTAAAAATATTGCCATCAAGAATTCCAGCGTTTAAGAAAAGCACATTGCTCGTGTTTCTCGTGGTTGTGGTTGCATCGCCGATAAATTGAAAAGTATCCTTGGTTGTATTTGCAACGCCGAATCTATGGGAATTTGCGCCTATAAAGGTTACTTGCGCACTGTCATTTATGCCAATATTCCCGCTCGCATTATTTTGACCGCCCAAATATGCAGAATCTGCAAAAATACTGCCTAAGCTTTGCGTGGCATTTGTCGTGATTGTGTTTGAATGTGTAGCAATGGGGGCAAGCGTGATATTTTGGCTTGCTGTGGGACTTGCAAAGATGAGATTTAGGTTCGAATCGTTGTCATAAAGCAGGCTTCCAGCAATTGAGCTTGTGCGAGAATCTAGATTAAGTTTTGAATTAGTAGTGAGATTGCTAAAATTTAGCGACTTTGTCCCTAAGTCATAAAGTGAAATGTTTGTCGTGCCACTACCGATTTTAAATTCAACTTGATTTTTTTCAATAGCATTTGCACCATTAAAGATAAGGGTTTGAGCATTAGCATTAGCATTAGTAGTCATTACTTGTCCATCAGCAGGATTATAATACCCACCGCTAAAATCTATTGTGTTTCCCTTAAATACTGCGCTATTTACCCCCACGCCGAAATTTTCAGAATCTAGCGCATTGCCAAAAGCCACATCATTTGAAAAATAGGGCTGAAGCATATCATCATTGACATCTACACCACGAAAAATCATTGTAGAATTTGTCGCGACCTGTGGGCAAGCATTTGGTGTGGTGCATGCCATGATATTGTTAGCAGGTTGTGTAACACCCAAAATATTATAAAGCACGCGCCCATATTCAGTTGTCGGATTATAATACACACCCCGCGAAATTTGCCCGGTGCTATCTCTGTACTGCAGGTTTAATATCACATATTCATTGCTTTGATTTGTCCCTCCATCACGAAAATTTAGCCCGATAGAATCAAACCTTTGTGTATTTGAGCTAAAATCAAGAAAAACCCTACGCGTCTTATCAGCCACGCCTGCGCCGATAATCCAAATATTACTATTCTCTAAACGCGTCCCACTTGCATAATCAAAAACATTATCCCCTTTAAATTGGAATCCTACGCCTAGATTCTCAGTTTGTTGTTGATAAAGATAATAGTTTAAAGGAGGATTAATACTAACTTGTGGCTGTGGAAGTGTCGTGGCTTGGAAATTCGTCGCGTTAAAATCATAAGCATTTAGCACATTAAAAAGCGCAAATATATATAATGCCTTAACAAATTTCCTTCTTTTCACGCTTTTCACGCACATTCCCTTGTTTTGCAAATTTTCTCTTTGTCAAAGCAATGTGTATTCCATAAAAATAAAACCAAAATATTAAAGCAAAATCAAAGTAGCCCTTTATGATTCTAAGATTCTAGGCAATGTAATGCCGCGCTGTCCTTGATACTTCCCGCCTCTGTCTTTATAGCTCACTTCACATACATCATCACCTTGCAGGAATAAAACCTGCGCAATGCCCTCATTTGCATAGATTTTAGCCGGTAGTGGCGTGGTGTTGCTAATCTCAATAGTAATATGCCCTTCAAACTCCGGCTCAAAGGGCGTAACATTTACAATAATCCCACATCTCGCATAAGTGCTTTTACCTAGGCAAACGGCTAACACATCGCGAGGCATTCTAAAATATTCAATGCTGTGTGCGAGCGCAAAAGAGTTTGGCGGAATGATACAAAACTGCCCATTTTTGACATTTTTCACCACGACATTTTCCTCTTTGAAGTTTTTTGGATCAACAAGTGCCGCACCAATATTGCTAAAAATCATAAATTCCTCACCCACCCTAATATCATATCCATAGCTTGAAAGCCCGTAGCTTATGGTATTTTTTCCGACTTGCTTTTCACAAAATGGCTCTATCATTTTGTGTTTCAAACTCATCTCTCTAATCCAGCTATCTGCTTTTAATCC from Helicobacter himalayensis harbors:
- a CDS encoding autotransporter outer membrane beta-barrel domain-containing protein codes for the protein MQNKGMCVKSVKRRKFVKALYIFALFNVLNAYDFNATNFQATTLPQPQVSINPPLNYYLYQQQTENLGVGFQFKGDNVFDYASGTRLENSNIWIIGAGVADKTRRVFLDFSSNTQRFDSIGLNFRDGGTNQSNEYVILNLQYRDSTGQISRGVYYNPTTEYGRVLYNILGVTQPANNIMACTTPNACPQVATNSTMIFRGVDVNDDMLQPYFSNDVAFGNALDSENFGVGVNSAVFKGNTIDFSGGYYNPADGQVMTTNANANAQTLIFNGANAIEKNQVEFKIGSGTTNISLYDLGTKSLNFSNLTTNSKLNLDSRTSSIAGSLLYDNDSNLNLIFASPTASQNITLAPIATHSNTITTNATQSLGSIFADSAYLGGQNNASGNIGINDSAQVTFIGANSHRFGVANTTKDTFQFIGDATTTTRNTSNVLFLNAGILDGNIFTTTNAPAVANGNSKINFTLFGTSISNLNISDTQNGGNTTTNYNTLNAVFNAQSSAQSVQNGANTWDSLNSNLAPYFQSLNLENSSLTQSATLGQNVRANLIFLGAGAHSFSGANTLSGGSADSVVGFNNITTSGVAGVLNFDSIKQFLGQVLVINSDISTNAGAGSITGGGLARYTHIFNGLGSNLSVALSQSGQNAVNEILSNFNNASGGLTKWSVSDLSATTSFKGTLGTGLDNSNFVFVGANALDKNADLSGANSNYTYTFVDFGAFDLDNTTEIANKYGQATIALAGNSYVRSNIGVAFSGTLDVSYANRFQAQSFFGNHIYGETKKDVVLNFGGDERGANYSNFHNGYIVEGTKDSVYTFSNIGQTLDFSKSVPTQTNYTAIFDSNGDGSIDKTITFNTASNIQKYLISNGINFYVDSAIYGINGTSTSAGAGATIGFKDVSITGALSDDNFNIEAVFNSTSNLSERIYIDTSGNRVSVIESGVPSSPSSLSGTIGGDSRKRITFIGSGSFDDNLLISGGTSDSVYSFYSVGNLGQEMINKIINATDSTTTPPPTSSGSFNFDGGTSILANISKTLAADNSGNISASESINLGVNSANSTLSEFAQGVYMQGTLSGNITKNALFASGSSVVINGGNSASTYDFSLSNNGLIAVKLDFAESARVDTNNNIISANTDYLHGTINGLNGLTSIIGTFENSVIGTDSISANQISFRGNPRGSGGQWFVPESSKIDSLRLSNDGALITNGSTRGATLGNALAIVDLSSYNWLGCTRDATTNASNCVMPEDNTNYDYYEVITRSLGAGFSKKTLTIAPSTMANTAGGTTTYNSLFSSENGVFRLGLNLTQSANNATDEIKVILTTNALNGTTYLQLIQDASTASDYQYAGGEKIYVASVVDSTNSYAIDDNAFRATEQYMGLGVFRTELKTDGTTQLENSYFDNDPSLGATATMHNGKQWYIDSVTIESIDNGLLEREVFTPLEGAVLSPYFNLYAETNNMAKRLGEVRGGNDSSGMWAKVIKGGIEGQNGYYGHNFGLQGGFDKVTQYQGTKVYFGLVGSFTSSWGSGAGSSLNARSDSFAIGFYRSALFADLSYLDIVGKYIYSRNEYTASSLSFAGRDTAGVSSGYVSAEYGRRFGLRGMPRFYFQPQAEVILGYIGAQNLAFRSVGSTLFVDSKANFVTIARVGADMLNSFRVNNIRGIWRVGGSVVKDFGARGEMLVRDEIAKTADRSKTIDSDFRVVFSFGFDMRVSQNSRIYLELDKSFFGTYNMDYVMSAGVRYNFGATPQRRDATRDVMQPNFYDTQYIQYPSQQYLP
- the dcd gene encoding dCTP deaminase, giving the protein MGLKADSWIREMSLKHKMIEPFCEKQVGKNTISYGLSSYGYDIRVGEEFMIFSNIGAALVDPKNFKEENVVVKNVKNGQFCIIPPNSFALAHSIEYFRMPRDVLAVCLGKSTYARCGIIVNVTPFEPEFEGHITIEISNTTPLPAKIYANEGIAQVLFLQGDDVCEVSYKDRGGKYQGQRGITLPRILES